A stretch of the Mycobacterium shigaense genome encodes the following:
- a CDS encoding acyl-CoA dehydrogenase, whose product MPIAINPEHQDLAESVRSLVARVAPSEVLHASMETPLDNPPPYWQAAAEQGLQGVHLAEEVGGQGFGILELAIVLAEFGYGAVPGPFVPSAIASALIAAHDPHAKVLAELASGAAIATYALDSGLTATQQGDVLVIRGEVRAVPAAAQASILVLPVAIESRDEWVVLRADQLEIVPVKSLDPLRPIAHVVADRVEVGDDDALSNLTMATAYALMSTLLSAEAVGVARWATDTAAQYAKIREQFGRPIGQFQAIKHKCAEMIADTERATAAVWDAARAIDDASQNDWDIEASAVEFAAAVAATLAPAAAQRCTQDCIQVHGGIGYTWEHDTNVYYRRALMVAACFGRRTEYPQKVVDTATTTGMRPVDIDLDPETEKLRAEIRDEVAAFKEMERGARTVALAEGGWVLPYLPKPWGRGSSPVEQVLIAQEFTTGRVKRPQVGIAAWIIPSIVAFGTEEQKQRFLPPTFRGEMIWCQLFSEPGAGSDLAGLTTKATRTDGGWRITGQKIWTTAAQFSHYGALLARTDPSAPKHNGITYFLLDMKSEGVDVKPLRELTGNAMFNTVYIDDVFVPDECVLGEVNRGWEVSRNTLTAERVSIGSSDANFLATLPQFVDFVRDGHFDQVAQQRAGQLIAEGHAAKVLNLRSTLLTLAGGDAMPSAAISKLLSMRTGQGYAEFAVSSFGTDAAIGDPAEPPGRWGEYLLASRATTIYGGTSEVQLNIIAERLLGLPRDP is encoded by the coding sequence ATGCCGATCGCGATAAATCCTGAGCACCAAGACCTGGCCGAATCGGTGCGGTCCCTGGTGGCGCGCGTCGCGCCGTCGGAGGTGCTGCACGCGTCCATGGAGACGCCGCTCGACAACCCGCCGCCGTACTGGCAGGCGGCCGCCGAGCAGGGCCTGCAGGGCGTGCACCTGGCCGAGGAGGTCGGCGGGCAGGGCTTCGGCATCCTCGAGTTGGCCATCGTGCTGGCCGAATTCGGCTACGGGGCGGTGCCAGGACCGTTCGTGCCGTCGGCGATCGCCAGCGCGCTGATCGCCGCGCACGACCCGCATGCGAAGGTGCTCGCCGAGCTGGCATCGGGCGCGGCCATCGCCACTTACGCGCTGGATTCCGGGCTGACCGCCACGCAGCAGGGTGACGTGCTGGTCATCCGCGGCGAAGTCCGCGCGGTGCCCGCCGCGGCGCAGGCCTCTATCTTGGTGCTACCTGTGGCGATCGAGAGCCGCGACGAGTGGGTGGTGCTGCGCGCCGATCAACTCGAGATCGTGCCGGTGAAGAGCCTGGACCCGTTGCGCCCGATCGCGCATGTGGTGGCCGACCGCGTCGAGGTCGGCGACGACGACGCGCTGAGCAACCTGACCATGGCCACCGCCTATGCGCTGATGTCCACGCTGCTGTCCGCCGAGGCGGTCGGGGTGGCGCGCTGGGCAACCGACACGGCGGCGCAGTACGCCAAGATCCGCGAACAGTTCGGCCGGCCGATCGGGCAGTTCCAGGCGATCAAGCACAAGTGCGCGGAGATGATCGCGGACACCGAGCGGGCCACCGCCGCGGTCTGGGATGCCGCCCGCGCGATCGACGACGCGAGCCAAAACGATTGGGACATCGAGGCCTCGGCCGTCGAGTTCGCCGCGGCCGTGGCGGCGACGCTGGCGCCGGCCGCCGCCCAGCGGTGCACGCAGGACTGCATCCAGGTGCACGGCGGTATCGGCTACACCTGGGAACACGACACCAACGTCTACTACCGCCGGGCGCTGATGGTGGCCGCCTGCTTCGGCCGCCGCACGGAGTATCCGCAAAAGGTCGTCGACACCGCCACCACCACTGGGATGCGCCCGGTGGATATCGACCTGGACCCCGAGACCGAGAAGCTGCGGGCCGAGATCCGCGACGAGGTGGCGGCGTTCAAGGAGATGGAGCGCGGAGCGCGCACGGTCGCCCTCGCCGAGGGCGGCTGGGTGCTGCCATATCTGCCCAAGCCGTGGGGGCGCGGCTCCAGCCCGGTCGAACAGGTGCTGATCGCCCAGGAGTTCACCACCGGCCGGGTCAAGCGGCCGCAGGTGGGCATCGCGGCGTGGATCATTCCGTCGATCGTCGCGTTCGGCACCGAGGAGCAAAAGCAGCGCTTCCTGCCGCCCACGTTCCGCGGCGAGATGATCTGGTGCCAGCTGTTCTCCGAGCCGGGCGCCGGTTCGGACCTCGCCGGGCTGACCACGAAGGCCACCCGGACCGACGGCGGCTGGCGCATCACCGGCCAGAAGATCTGGACCACCGCCGCGCAGTTCTCCCACTACGGCGCGCTGCTGGCCCGGACCGACCCGTCGGCGCCGAAGCACAACGGCATCACCTACTTCCTGCTGGACATGAAGAGCGAGGGCGTCGACGTCAAGCCGCTGCGCGAGCTCACCGGCAACGCGATGTTCAACACCGTCTACATCGACGACGTGTTCGTCCCCGACGAATGCGTGCTGGGCGAGGTGAACCGCGGGTGGGAGGTCAGCCGCAACACCCTGACGGCCGAGCGGGTTTCGATCGGCAGCAGCGACGCCAATTTCCTGGCGACGCTGCCGCAGTTCGTAGACTTCGTACGCGACGGGCATTTCGACCAGGTGGCCCAGCAGCGGGCCGGGCAGCTGATCGCCGAAGGCCATGCCGCCAAGGTGCTGAACCTGCGCTCGACCTTGTTGACGCTGGCCGGCGGCGACGCGATGCCGTCCGCGGCGATCTCCAAGCTGTTGTCGATGCGGACCGGGCAGGGTTACGCCGAATTCGCGGTGTCCTCGTTCGGCACCGACGCGGCGATCGGCGATCCCGCCGAGCCGCCGGGCAGGTGGGGAGAGTATCTGCTGGCCAGCAGGGCCACCACCATCTACGGGGGCACCTCCGAAGTGCAGCTCAACATCATCGCCGAGCGGCTGCTCGGCCTGCCCCGAGATCCGTAA
- a CDS encoding TetR/AcrR family transcriptional regulator, producing the protein MVGPPGRPAEFPTHRGRRTQAAIDAAARTVVARKGILATTIADIAAEAGRSPASFYNYYDSKEAMVRQWALRFRDEANERALSVTRHGRSDQQRAHYFAAAQWLTFRNRLAEVIGVIQLAMINDDFTQFWAEICEMPISFIAESVRRAQAQGYCAGDDPRLIAEAIVAMLNQFCYAQLSGTRSGEPDDVACIATLANIYYRAIYSPRG; encoded by the coding sequence GTGGTCGGCCCGCCCGGCCGGCCGGCCGAGTTTCCGACGCACCGGGGCAGGCGGACGCAGGCCGCCATCGATGCGGCCGCCCGAACCGTGGTGGCGCGCAAGGGCATTCTGGCGACCACCATCGCCGACATCGCCGCGGAGGCGGGGCGCTCGCCAGCGTCGTTCTACAACTACTACGACTCCAAGGAGGCGATGGTCCGGCAGTGGGCCCTGCGTTTCCGCGACGAGGCCAACGAGCGCGCGCTTTCGGTGACCCGGCATGGCCGGTCCGACCAGCAGCGCGCGCACTACTTCGCCGCCGCGCAGTGGCTCACCTTCCGCAATCGGCTGGCCGAGGTGATCGGCGTGATCCAGCTGGCGATGATCAACGACGACTTCACCCAGTTCTGGGCCGAGATTTGCGAGATGCCAATATCTTTCATCGCGGAGTCGGTCAGACGCGCCCAGGCGCAGGGTTACTGCGCCGGCGACGACCCGCGACTGATCGCCGAGGCCATCGTGGCGATGTTGAATCAGTTCTGCTACGCCCAGCTCAGCGGAACGCGGTCGGGCGAACCCGACGACGTAGCGTGCATTGCAACCCTGGCCAACATCTATTACCGCGCCATCTATTCACCAAGGGGTTGA
- the fadD2 gene encoding long-chain-fatty-acid--CoA ligase FadD2, translating to MPNLIGLPGQAVAKVQQYLERGSAELHYLRRIIESGAFRLEPPQNYAAMAADIYKWGEFGMLPSLNARRTPDRAACIDEDGELTYRELDEAAHAVANGLIDKGIKGGDGVALLARNHRWFLIAYFGCARVGARVILLNSEFSGPQIKEVSEREGARLIIYDDEYTKAVSKAEPELGKIRALGVNPDADEPSGSEDETLADLIERSSKEPAPKAAKHASIIILTSGTTGTPKGANRRTPPTLAPIGGILSHVPFKANEVTSLPAPMFHALGFLHGTIAMFLGSTLVLRRKFKPPLVLEDIEKHQVTAMVVVPVMLSRILDAIEKMDSKPDLSSLRIVFVSGSQLGAELATRALKDMGPVIYNMYGSTEIAFATIAGPKDLEKNAATVGPVVKGVKVKLLDDNGKEVPRGDVGRIFVGNAFPFEGYTGGGHKQIIDGLMSSGDVGYFDEDGLLYVSGRDDEMIVSGGENVFPAEVEDLISGHPEVVEATAIGVEDKEWGHRLRAFVVKKDGSDVDEDTIKGYVRDHLARYKVPREVVFLEELPRNPTGKILKRELREIEVE from the coding sequence ATGCCTAATCTGATTGGTCTTCCCGGGCAGGCGGTTGCCAAGGTCCAGCAGTATCTGGAGCGCGGCTCCGCCGAACTGCACTATCTGCGCCGCATCATCGAATCGGGCGCGTTCCGACTGGAGCCGCCGCAGAACTACGCCGCGATGGCTGCCGACATCTACAAGTGGGGCGAGTTCGGCATGCTGCCGTCGCTCAACGCCCGGCGCACCCCCGACCGTGCGGCGTGCATCGACGAGGACGGCGAACTCACCTATCGCGAGCTCGACGAGGCGGCCCACGCGGTGGCCAACGGCCTGATCGACAAGGGGATCAAGGGCGGCGACGGCGTCGCGCTGCTGGCCCGCAACCATCGCTGGTTCCTGATCGCCTACTTCGGGTGCGCCCGGGTCGGCGCCCGCGTCATCCTGCTCAACAGCGAGTTCTCCGGCCCGCAGATCAAGGAGGTGTCCGAGCGTGAGGGCGCCAGGCTGATCATCTACGACGACGAGTACACCAAGGCCGTCAGCAAGGCCGAGCCGGAGCTGGGCAAGATCCGGGCGCTGGGTGTCAATCCGGATGCCGACGAGCCGTCCGGCAGCGAAGACGAGACGCTGGCCGACCTGATCGAGCGCAGCAGCAAAGAACCCGCTCCCAAGGCCGCCAAGCACGCGTCGATCATCATCCTGACCAGCGGGACGACCGGTACCCCCAAGGGCGCCAACCGCCGCACCCCACCGACGCTCGCGCCGATCGGCGGCATCCTGTCCCACGTCCCGTTCAAGGCCAACGAGGTGACGTCGCTGCCCGCTCCGATGTTCCACGCGCTCGGCTTCCTGCACGGCACCATCGCGATGTTTCTGGGCTCGACGCTGGTGCTGCGGCGAAAGTTCAAGCCACCGCTGGTGCTCGAGGACATCGAGAAGCACCAGGTGACGGCCATGGTAGTGGTCCCGGTGATGCTGTCGCGGATCCTCGACGCGATCGAGAAGATGGACTCCAAGCCGGACCTGTCCAGCCTGCGCATCGTGTTCGTGTCCGGGTCGCAGCTGGGCGCCGAGTTGGCCACCCGTGCGCTCAAGGACATGGGCCCCGTCATCTACAACATGTACGGCTCGACCGAGATCGCCTTCGCCACCATCGCCGGGCCCAAGGATCTGGAGAAGAACGCGGCGACGGTCGGCCCGGTCGTCAAGGGCGTGAAGGTCAAACTGCTCGACGACAACGGTAAGGAGGTGCCGCGGGGTGACGTCGGGCGGATCTTCGTCGGCAACGCGTTCCCCTTCGAGGGCTACACCGGCGGCGGCCACAAGCAGATCATCGACGGCCTGATGTCCTCCGGCGACGTCGGCTACTTCGACGAGGACGGCCTGCTGTACGTCAGCGGCCGTGACGACGAGATGATCGTCTCCGGTGGCGAGAACGTCTTCCCCGCGGAGGTCGAGGACCTCATCAGCGGGCATCCCGAGGTCGTCGAGGCGACCGCGATCGGCGTCGAGGACAAGGAGTGGGGCCACCGGTTGCGCGCGTTCGTCGTCAAGAAGGACGGCTCCGACGTCGACGAGGACACGATCAAGGGATACGTGCGCGACCACCTGGCCCGCTACAAGGTGCCTCGCGAGGTGGTCTTCCTCGAGGAGCTGCCGCGCAACCCGACCGGCAAGATCCTCAAGCGCGAGCTACGCGAGATCGAGGTCGAGTAG
- a CDS encoding alpha/beta hydrolase, producing the protein MTGRGGTAGVIREFVGLPSRTAGRAGAGGHPCQGLYYRGVGRKPKVAMIATHYQIDFSEHYLADYMAIRGIGFLGWNTRFRGFETNFLLDHALVDIGVGVRWLRQVQGVDAVVLLGNSGGGSLMAAYQSQAVDPNVTPFDGMRPAAGLAELPPADGYVATAAHPGRPEVLTAWMDAAVVDENDPVATDPELDLFEGNNGPPYSPEFLARYRAAQVARNHAITDWVESELKRVRVKGFSDRPFTVMRTWADPRMVDPDIEPTKRPPNQCYAGVPVKANRSAYGIAAACTLRNWLSMWSLRVAQTRAEPHLGRITSPALVINAAADTGVFPSDAQRIYDALAGTDKSQTSIDTDHYFTTPGARTEQADTIARWISKRWR; encoded by the coding sequence TTGACCGGTCGTGGGGGTACCGCAGGGGTCATCCGTGAATTCGTCGGACTGCCGTCGCGAACCGCCGGACGCGCCGGTGCGGGCGGGCATCCATGCCAGGGCCTGTACTACCGCGGGGTCGGGCGCAAACCCAAGGTCGCGATGATCGCCACGCATTATCAGATCGATTTCTCCGAACATTATCTCGCCGACTACATGGCCATCCGCGGCATCGGCTTTCTGGGCTGGAACACCCGGTTCCGCGGCTTCGAGACGAACTTCCTTCTCGACCACGCGCTGGTCGACATCGGCGTCGGAGTGCGCTGGCTGCGCCAGGTCCAGGGAGTCGACGCCGTTGTGTTGCTGGGCAATTCGGGCGGCGGATCACTGATGGCGGCCTACCAGTCGCAGGCCGTGGACCCGAATGTGACTCCCTTCGACGGCATGCGCCCGGCCGCGGGCCTGGCCGAGTTGCCACCCGCTGACGGCTATGTCGCGACCGCCGCCCACCCCGGGCGCCCGGAGGTGCTGACGGCGTGGATGGACGCCGCCGTGGTCGACGAAAACGACCCGGTGGCCACCGATCCCGAGCTCGACCTGTTCGAGGGGAACAACGGCCCGCCGTACTCACCGGAGTTCCTCGCCCGCTACCGCGCGGCGCAGGTCGCGCGCAACCATGCCATCACCGACTGGGTCGAATCCGAGCTCAAAAGGGTTCGTGTCAAGGGCTTTTCGGATCGGCCCTTCACCGTCATGCGCACCTGGGCGGACCCCCGGATGGTGGATCCGGATATCGAGCCGACCAAACGACCGCCGAACCAGTGCTACGCCGGCGTGCCCGTCAAGGCGAACCGCTCGGCGTACGGCATCGCCGCGGCCTGCACCCTGCGCAACTGGCTGAGCATGTGGAGCCTGCGCGTCGCGCAGACCCGGGCCGAGCCGCACCTGGGCCGCATCACCTCCCCCGCGCTGGTGATCAACGCCGCGGCCGACACCGGGGTGTTCCCGTCGGATGCCCAGCGCATTTACGACGCGCTCGCCGGTACCGACAAATCGCAGACCTCCATCGACACCGACCACTACTTCACCACCCCGGGCGCGCGCACCGAGCAGGCCGATACCATCGCCAGGTGGATCAGCAAAAGGTGGCGCTGA
- a CDS encoding ATPase, with translation MSLNPGHIGSGAGQLRANVYAATPSGDAAPTERLTGFRQPRAHRPSSPSGEPRPSDRSGGDQQPRIQRTRRTVDLPAAKHRALDIWQREAADRLGVARVTGQEVLTALIDQLLADPKLAAQITQAIQDRR, from the coding sequence GTGAGCTTGAACCCCGGCCACATCGGATCCGGCGCCGGACAGCTCCGCGCCAACGTGTACGCCGCGACGCCCTCCGGAGACGCCGCGCCCACGGAGCGCCTCACCGGCTTCCGGCAGCCGCGGGCCCATCGGCCGTCCAGCCCGTCCGGCGAACCCCGACCGAGCGACCGGTCCGGCGGCGATCAGCAACCGCGCATCCAGCGGACACGACGCACGGTCGACCTGCCCGCGGCCAAGCACCGCGCCCTCGACATTTGGCAACGCGAAGCGGCCGACCGCCTCGGAGTGGCCCGGGTGACCGGTCAGGAGGTGCTGACCGCGCTCATCGACCAACTGCTGGCCGATCCCAAGCTCGCGGCCCAGATCACCCAGGCCATTCAAGACCGGCGCTGA
- a CDS encoding VOC family protein: MIRPQNTNTEFELGGINHVALVCSDMERTVHFYRDILGMPLIKSLDLPGGAGQHFFFDAGHGDCVAFFWFADAPDRVPGISSPGAIPGIGDITSAVSTMNHLAFHVPPEKFDAYRQQLKDKGVRVGPVLNHDESERQVSATVHPGVYVRSFYFQDPDGVTLEFACWVKEFAEGEAKAMPKTASDRRPRVQVVG; encoded by the coding sequence ATGATCAGGCCGCAGAACACCAACACCGAATTCGAACTCGGGGGGATCAACCATGTGGCGTTGGTGTGCTCCGACATGGAGCGCACGGTGCACTTCTACCGCGACATCCTCGGTATGCCGCTGATCAAATCGCTGGATCTGCCCGGCGGGGCGGGGCAGCACTTCTTCTTCGACGCCGGCCACGGTGACTGCGTCGCGTTCTTCTGGTTCGCCGACGCACCCGACCGGGTGCCGGGCATCTCGTCGCCGGGAGCGATTCCGGGCATCGGCGACATTACCAGCGCCGTGAGCACGATGAACCATCTGGCGTTTCATGTCCCGCCCGAGAAGTTCGACGCCTACCGTCAGCAGCTCAAGGACAAGGGCGTGCGGGTAGGCCCGGTGCTCAATCACGACGAGAGCGAGCGGCAGGTGTCGGCGACGGTGCATCCCGGCGTCTACGTACGCTCGTTCTACTTCCAGGACCCCGACGGCGTCACCCTGGAATTCGCTTGTTGGGTGAAGGAATTCGCTGAGGGCGAGGCCAAGGCCATGCCGAAGACCGCGTCGGATCGGAGGCCGCGCGTCCAGGTCGTAGGCTGA
- a CDS encoding 2-hydroxyacid dehydrogenase, whose protein sequence is MALRVLAHFVPGNKVLDFLAAESDWLDIRWCAEDDDATFYRELPEAEVLWHVLRPLSGDDLRQGTRLRLVHKLGAGVNTIDVPTATERGIAVANMPGANAPSVAEGTVLLMLAALRTLPALDRATRQGRGWPTDPALGETVRDLGSCTVGLVGFGNIAQRVAAIVGAMGADVVHTSTRDDGRPGWRPLPELLSASDVVSLHLPLTAQTHHLLDRDALARMRPNAVLVNTSRGAVVDETALVDVLSGGRLAAAGLDVFEAEPVATDNPLLGLANVVLTPHVTWYTADTMRRYLIEAVANCRRLHDGQPPANLVNQPTGY, encoded by the coding sequence GTGGCGCTGAGGGTTCTCGCCCACTTCGTTCCCGGCAACAAAGTCCTGGATTTTCTTGCGGCCGAATCAGATTGGCTGGACATCCGCTGGTGCGCGGAGGACGACGACGCGACCTTCTACCGCGAGTTGCCCGAGGCCGAGGTGCTGTGGCACGTGCTGCGGCCGCTGTCGGGCGACGACCTGCGGCAGGGGACGCGGCTGCGGCTGGTGCACAAGCTGGGCGCCGGGGTGAACACCATCGACGTGCCGACCGCGACCGAGCGCGGCATCGCGGTCGCCAACATGCCCGGCGCCAATGCGCCGTCGGTGGCCGAGGGGACCGTGCTGTTGATGCTGGCGGCCCTGCGCACACTGCCGGCCCTCGACCGCGCAACCCGTCAGGGCCGCGGCTGGCCGACGGATCCGGCGCTGGGCGAGACGGTCCGCGATCTCGGCAGCTGCACCGTCGGCCTGGTCGGCTTCGGCAACATCGCCCAGCGCGTCGCCGCGATCGTCGGCGCCATGGGTGCCGACGTCGTGCACACCAGCACCCGCGACGACGGGCGGCCCGGCTGGCGGCCGCTACCCGAACTGCTGTCCGCCAGCGACGTCGTCTCGCTGCACCTGCCGCTGACGGCACAGACCCATCATCTGCTCGACCGGGACGCGCTGGCCCGGATGCGACCGAACGCGGTCCTGGTCAACACCTCGCGCGGTGCAGTCGTCGACGAAACGGCGCTGGTCGACGTGCTGTCCGGCGGGCGGCTGGCCGCCGCGGGGCTGGACGTCTTCGAGGCGGAGCCGGTTGCGACCGACAACCCCCTGCTGGGCCTTGCCAACGTGGTGCTGACGCCGCACGTCACCTGGTACACCGCCGACACCATGCGGCGCTATCTGATCGAAGCCGTGGCCAACTGCCGTCGGCTGCACGACGGGCAACCCCCGGCCAATCTGGTCAACCAACCGACCGGTTATTAG
- a CDS encoding PPE family protein: MTAPIWMAAPPEVHSALLSSGPGPGPLVAAAGAWSGLSAEYAAVATELGALLAEVQGGVWEGPSAASYAAAHAPYLAWLTKASADAAATAAQHETAAAAYTAALAAMPTLPELATNHVVHGALLATNFFGINTIPIAVNEADYARMWVQAATTMGTYQAVSTAALASTPRADPAPQILKSDAQAQSSSGFNFWQWLQNFLSGISNQTVDHDPTVNNWLDQLIASMLRNFGYVWDPAQGTLNGLDYDAYTNAGTLSFWVARALELFEDFQQFFVYLQQNPILAIQYLISLALFDWPTHIAEIFLSQPELLAPALIVVAAPLAPLGALAGLAGLAAVPAPAVVPAPPPIVPAPPSLLPALGSTPLAAPAGVPASAPAPAATATTGTVAGSTLPPAPPAPGAPAFFPPYVVGPPGMGVGSGVSVAAGAGAKRKSPEPDTTAAAAAGAVRETARARRRRRARQRDHGDEFMEMNVDVDPDWGADPVVSASDRGAGDLGFAGTARGRAAGAAGLTTLAPGEFGGGPRMPMLPGSWTPDGEPYPRDDSAR; this comes from the coding sequence ATGACCGCGCCGATTTGGATGGCCGCGCCGCCGGAGGTGCATTCGGCGCTGCTGAGCAGCGGACCGGGGCCGGGCCCGTTGGTGGCGGCCGCGGGCGCTTGGAGCGGCCTCAGTGCCGAATATGCCGCGGTGGCAACCGAACTCGGCGCGCTGCTGGCCGAGGTGCAGGGCGGGGTGTGGGAGGGTCCGAGCGCGGCGTCGTACGCCGCCGCGCACGCGCCGTATCTGGCGTGGTTGACCAAGGCGAGCGCCGACGCCGCCGCGACCGCCGCCCAGCACGAGACGGCGGCCGCTGCCTACACCGCGGCGCTGGCGGCCATGCCGACCCTGCCGGAGCTGGCCACCAACCACGTGGTCCATGGCGCGCTGCTGGCCACCAATTTCTTTGGTATCAACACGATTCCGATTGCGGTCAATGAAGCCGACTATGCGCGGATGTGGGTCCAGGCCGCCACCACCATGGGCACCTATCAGGCGGTGTCCACCGCGGCGCTGGCCTCGACGCCGCGGGCCGATCCGGCGCCGCAGATCCTGAAATCCGACGCGCAAGCCCAGTCCTCGTCGGGTTTCAATTTCTGGCAGTGGTTGCAGAACTTTCTGTCCGGCATCTCGAACCAGACCGTCGACCACGACCCGACGGTCAACAACTGGCTCGACCAACTGATCGCCTCGATGCTGCGCAATTTCGGTTACGTGTGGGACCCGGCTCAAGGCACACTGAATGGCCTTGACTACGACGCCTATACGAACGCGGGCACCCTGAGCTTTTGGGTCGCGCGGGCCCTGGAGTTGTTCGAGGATTTCCAGCAGTTCTTCGTGTACCTGCAACAGAATCCGATCTTGGCGATTCAGTATCTGATCAGCCTCGCATTGTTCGACTGGCCGACGCACATCGCCGAAATCTTCTTGTCCCAGCCGGAGTTGTTGGCGCCCGCACTGATCGTGGTGGCCGCGCCCCTCGCGCCGCTGGGTGCGTTGGCGGGGCTGGCCGGGTTGGCCGCGGTTCCGGCGCCGGCGGTGGTTCCGGCGCCGCCACCGATTGTGCCCGCACCGCCGTCGCTGTTACCGGCGCTCGGATCGACGCCCCTTGCCGCTCCGGCCGGGGTCCCCGCTTCGGCGCCGGCGCCCGCTGCGACCGCCACCACCGGCACGGTTGCCGGGTCCACACTCCCGCCTGCACCGCCGGCGCCGGGCGCACCCGCATTCTTCCCGCCGTACGTCGTCGGACCGCCGGGCATGGGCGTCGGCTCCGGCGTGAGTGTGGCTGCCGGCGCCGGCGCGAAAAGGAAGTCACCCGAACCCGATACGACGGCAGCGGCGGCCGCGGGCGCGGTGCGGGAGACCGCCCGCGCCCGCCGCCGCCGGCGGGCGCGGCAGCGCGACCATGGCGACGAGTTCATGGAGATGAACGTCGACGTCGACCCGGACTGGGGCGCCGATCCCGTCGTGTCCGCGTCGGATCGCGGTGCCGGCGATCTGGGGTTCGCCGGCACCGCCCGCGGACGGGCCGCGGGGGCCGCGGGCCTGACCACGCTGGCGCCCGGCGAGTTCGGCGGCGGCCCGCGGATGCCGATGCTGCCCGGCAGCTGGACCCCCGACGGTGAGCCCTACCCGCGCGACGACAGCGCGCGGTAG
- a CDS encoding TetR/AcrR family transcriptional regulator, with product MADTASDRPYRGVDARERVAERRARLLDAGLDLLGTGPAVTVRAVCGRAGLTPRYFYEGFGDKDEFVGAVFDWVVADLAATTQAAVAAAPVPEQARAGMANIVRTVASDSRIGRLLFSTQLADAVIMRKRAESTALFAMLLGQHAGAAARMPANERMKGGAYFAVGGVGQMISAWLSGDVRLEPDQLIDQLALLLDEIAHPNLYGLKETAAGAKAASRD from the coding sequence ATGGCCGACACCGCGAGCGACCGCCCCTACCGCGGCGTCGACGCGCGCGAGCGGGTGGCCGAACGCCGCGCCCGGCTGCTGGACGCCGGTCTGGACCTGCTGGGGACCGGGCCCGCGGTGACGGTTCGGGCCGTGTGCGGCCGTGCCGGGCTGACCCCGCGCTACTTCTACGAAGGCTTCGGCGACAAGGACGAATTCGTCGGCGCCGTCTTCGATTGGGTGGTGGCCGACCTGGCTGCCACGACTCAGGCCGCCGTCGCCGCGGCGCCGGTGCCCGAACAGGCTCGTGCCGGTATGGCCAACATCGTGCGGACCGTCGCGTCGGACTCCCGGATCGGCCGCTTGCTGTTCAGCACGCAGCTGGCCGACGCCGTGATCATGCGCAAGCGCGCCGAATCCACCGCGCTGTTCGCCATGCTGCTGGGGCAACACGCCGGCGCGGCGGCGCGGATGCCGGCGAACGAGCGCATGAAGGGGGGCGCGTACTTCGCCGTCGGCGGCGTCGGGCAGATGATCAGCGCGTGGTTGTCCGGCGACGTCCGGCTCGAGCCCGACCAGCTCATCGATCAGCTGGCGCTGCTGCTCGATGAGATCGCTCACCCAAACCTGTACGGCCTCAAGGAAACAGCGGCAGGTGCCAAAGCCGCATCCCGGGATTGA
- a CDS encoding oxygenase MpaB family protein yields MAIRQTLHPPVPHVERPIADPPRSHPARRPRRVAEDYALMGVALLAGSANVIMELSHPSVGHGVAESRVESGRIDRHPIKRARTTFTYIAVANAGTPEQKAAYRRAVNRSHAEVYSRPGDPVQYNAFDPDLQLWVAACIYKGGVDIYRTFVGEMADEDADRLYREAMTLATTLQVPPEMWPADRTAFDKYWQKSLDRVHIDDTVREFLYPIAVSRVRGVRLPRRVREPLENFNLLITTGFLPQRFRDEMRLPWDAAKQRRFDRLMAVVGAVNCRLPKVVRQFPFNLMLWDLDRRIRTGRPLV; encoded by the coding sequence ATGGCAATTCGACAGACGCTGCACCCGCCCGTCCCGCATGTCGAACGCCCGATTGCCGACCCGCCCCGGTCGCACCCGGCCAGGCGTCCGCGGCGGGTGGCCGAGGACTACGCGCTGATGGGGGTGGCGCTGCTGGCGGGTTCGGCCAACGTGATCATGGAGCTGTCGCATCCGAGCGTGGGCCACGGCGTGGCGGAGAGCCGCGTCGAGAGCGGCCGGATCGACCGCCATCCAATCAAGCGGGCGCGCACCACGTTTACCTACATTGCGGTGGCCAACGCCGGGACCCCCGAGCAGAAGGCCGCCTACCGCCGCGCGGTCAACCGGTCGCACGCGGAGGTCTATTCGAGGCCCGGCGATCCGGTGCAGTACAACGCCTTCGATCCGGACTTGCAGTTGTGGGTGGCGGCGTGCATCTACAAAGGCGGGGTCGACATCTACCGCACCTTCGTCGGCGAAATGGCCGACGAGGACGCCGACCGGCTCTATCGCGAGGCCATGACACTGGCCACCACGCTGCAGGTGCCGCCCGAGATGTGGCCGGCGGATCGGACCGCCTTCGACAAGTACTGGCAGAAGTCGCTAGACCGGGTGCACATCGACGACACCGTGCGCGAATTCCTGTATCCGATCGCCGTCTCCCGAGTGCGGGGGGTTCGCCTGCCTCGCCGGGTGCGGGAACCGCTGGAGAACTTCAACCTGCTGATCACCACCGGCTTTCTGCCGCAACGCTTTCGTGACGAGATGAGGTTGCCCTGGGATGCGGCCAAACAGCGGCGCTTCGATCGGTTGATGGCGGTGGTGGGTGCAGTGAACTGCAGGCTGCCGAAGGTCGTCCGGCAGTTCCCGTTCAACCTGATGCTCTGGGACCTGGACCGGCGGATCCGGACGGGCAGGCCGCTGGTGTAG